The stretch of DNA ATCCCAAGAAGCAGAAAGAATGCCGTAACTTAAACCAATCATTCCGATCCCAAAAAAGCTAATGCTAACGATTAGAGGAACAAAGGAAGGCAATTCTAATAAATCATTAGTTTTTACCACGTAAAAAAGCACAAAGGACAACATTCCCAAACCAGTGGGAACAGTACAGAACATAGCCATTCGGCGAGCCATGCGCTTACTCACTGCATTAGGAATAGCTCCAATACTAGCTTCAGATTTAGTTGCTGTTTTGGGTGATTCCGCTACTGTATTATTTACAGCAGCAGGTTCTTTTTTGGGCTTTTTTTTCTTATTTTGACGGG from Stanieria cyanosphaera PCC 7437 encodes:
- a CDS encoding PAM68 family protein; amino-acid sequence: MSSESKRGRLPFEPRQNKKKKPKKEPAAVNNTVAESPKTATKSEASIGAIPNAVSKRMARRMAMFCTVPTGLGMLSFVLFYVVKTNDLLELPSFVPLIVSISFFGIGMIGLSYGILSASWDEKRTGTWLGIEEFKINWQRTIAAWQASRKTTQED